Within the Salvia hispanica cultivar TCC Black 2014 chromosome 4, UniMelb_Shisp_WGS_1.0, whole genome shotgun sequence genome, the region CAATTTTGAACATTTATAAAGTTGAAAATTATTGCACCACTATATTTTCATGATCTATTGAAAAACTCCAATCCAATAATCCAAGTGCCATGCCACATCCAAATCTTGGAAAATCAAATACACCTCGCAAGAAATCTATCCTGGCTCCGACTCATGCCAGGATTCAAAACTCGAGAGTACTAGATTGAACACCTGCAACGCACACGCTTCAAAACAGAATAAAAAGAACGACTTTAAAACTCGAGAGTATGGCAATTGAGTCATCAGGCCAAGACTCTAAGCTTCAAAACACAAGAAAGAAACCAATGATAGCAAGAACAAGCCCCCCCGAGCCATCACAAAACCTACGACAACATTTGTCGTGGCCAAAGCTAAGTTAGAACCCAATCCCAACCTGAGCTGCAACGATACCCGATTTCATGAAAAGTAAAGATGCAGCTTTAAAATACTGAATCAAgcataaatggaaatgaacTTTCAGGGGTTTTCGGTTAAGAAATCAAGAATTGTTTCGATGTAAGTTCCTATGTACATAACTCACTTACTGTTTCTGGAATCTGGATAATTAGTTCAAATCGATTGTCTAAAGAAGGAAATTAATCAATTGTAGAAGCTACCTTACCTAGAAAATAATGATACAACACAAAGGTGGTTAGAACTCGGTTTTTTCCTTGCTGACCAGATGAGCTGAGCTCTTGGAAAGTAGCAAATCTTTCATTTGTCTGTAAACCTTGAGTTCTTCAAAGGCATCTGATGCTTTTCGAGGCTTGAAAAACTCGGAAGCAGCTCCAACTTCTCCCTCGAACTCAGTCTTAGATGACTGAGTGTTGTAGTAGCAGGATTCTTGGCGGAGAGGCGGAGCTGTCTTCAGCATGTGAACGAGGGCACCAACAGCAGCATCCTGCGATTTCTTCATTGTTGAGGGTGCTAGTGAAGAAACTTCTGAACAGTTTCTTGCACCGAGATTTGAACTGTATGaataaagaaatttgaatgatTTCAGCAAATTCACAGCTAACATCAAATAGAGAAGCATGTGGACAGATTAGCTTGTTATAAACAAGAATTAAtagcaaaaacaaaatgaaagatgCCATTTTCATCTGTGAATTTTGTAGAAATTGAGTTGATATGCACACATCAAATGGGACATGGATTAAGTTGATTTTTCTTCCATCAAAGTTGTGTATCGATtggtcaaaaaataaaaaacaatgacGAAATGGCCACTATCAAAGGGTTGGAACATGGCCACTATCAAAGGGTTGGAACTGTAAAAGCCATAAGTGTCAAAGAATGTTCCTCTGCAGTTAACTTgacataaaactaataaactggcatatttattttctgacTAAAACACATAGTCTAGCAGAACTGAATAATCTCTTTTATGGAAATAGAACGAAGCCAGACCATGTAATGTAACACATAAGAAAATCACTGCAATAattaggagagagaaaagcaaTCTCTGCAGAAGCTGGAAAGTCGCAAAGATAATCAAAGTGGGAGAGAAATTCAGTATAATACACACATTTTCACATAATGTGCACGAGCAGACACGAATcgcacaaaacaaaatattacacAAAAAGTGTTGGTGAATCAGATAAAACATTCCATGGCAACCATGCTAGCGACACCATCACTTGTTTTTATTATGCACTTTGAGGAAGAGTCAAATCTCAAAAGTTTTGATAGTTTCAGCTTTGCCTTTGACTTATATGTTTTCTCTCATGAGAACAGCAAAGATACAATGCGCCAGAAATCAATAGAAAATAGGACAGACGATCCAACAAAAGTGGCAATAGCTAGGGCCTTTATAAActtaatttgatgaattaacACAAATAGAAAGAAATCCTAAAATAATTTGGAATTATCAAGAAAGACAGTAACCCTACATATATACTCTGGCGAGCTTGATTGTTTGGCATGGATGATTCATGAATATTACGCAAATTAATCTTAAGAAAAGACTAAATCAAGCTTGCAAAATAACAGTGATGGAAAATATTATAGGTGGATAATgactttaaaattaagtatacCAGTGGAGTTATATGTGGAGCCCTATGTAGTCATAAATATGGTTGTCGACAAAAGTAATCGAGCCTATGTAAGAGGTACGAGCTACAAGACAAGACGCCAGTCATGCCACATTCTTTTGCACTACATGCTTTGAATGAAAGTTCTGATTTCAATCATTTGATGACATGTTCAAGATGGAAAGTGGAAATTACCTTGTTTGGTTATCAGGAGGATCTACGTCATCAACAATAAATGGACAGTCACAATCACCAAAGTCATCCTGGAAAGACAATCGACTAGAGGTCCTCGATAACCCAACACGTGGAGAACTACTTGAAGACAGCAAACTTGAAAACCGTCCAGAGTCCTCTTTTGAGTCTCGAGACAACTATATAATTCAGACATGTGTAAATTAGCTCAAACATTAAGGAAAAGAACAATAAACAACAAGAATTAGTAATCATTAGCCACACTCGTCAAAACCTACCTTAGGACCAGCATTAGTTGGAGTGTTGCTCATTTCTCCAGTTCTGGTTGAATCTAGTCTCCTTATTGACCTTATTCCAGATGGTGATTCATGAGATGACGAGTCGTACTTGGTGTTTCTCGGGGATAGGGGTGGAAGAGAATTCCTATTCGGGTCGGACAAATTGGGAGAAAGGTATCTAGGACTTCTAGCTATCATCGGATGAGGAATACTCATTGGAGCAGTTTCTGGATGACGCCGATTATGAAAAGGAATTACGCTCTTTGTAGggggagatggagaaggagatgATGAGAATGGAGGAGAGAGTATTTCATCACAGGGTGCTTTCTGATTAGCAGTGAACCTTTGGTTTTGATTTCTTTGGATGTATGCCTCAGTAGGAGAAGATGAATACTCGTACGGTGAGCGATATAATGGTGGAGATGCACTATATGGTTGGCTCTGTTGTGATGAAAGCTCCCTTTGGAGACCACTGGACCAGCTGTGAGGCCGTTGAAATGGTGATGGAGGAGCTGATTGCCTCCCTCTTGTCTGGAAGGATATAGAATGACCCTTCTCAGAAGAGGTACAAGGAAATGCCCTCATAGGGTCAGTAAGAGGGCTACCTACGTAATCCGAAATGATCTCAATAGGGTGCGATACACAAGAATCTAGATTAAAGTCAGATAGATCTTTACGGTACATCACAGATACAGATAGGCGACCTTGTTGGGCGTCAATAGGAATAAAAGAATAGTTCTTCATTGATTCTTCCTCTGATCTCAACAATGGAGAACCGAAGGAGCAGATCTTGTAATTGATCTCAAAGCCACAATTCTGTTTAAATGACTGTTGTTTCCGGAAGGCCTTATATGCAGGAAGGAGTCTCAGCATTGAATAAACCGAGCGCAATAGGATTATTGATTTCTTGTATGTCTTCTTATAAAAGGCATCACCGATTTGAGGAGCCATTGACCTCTGATGCTCATACTGAACCACCCACCTCTCTATAACTGTCTCAGCAGGCATCTCCGTGGCCAGAGTGGAGCGAGAATCGTGCTCTGACAAAGAGTAACTTGACTCTTGCACGAGTATAATATCAATCACCATAGGTTCCATCAAACTTCTATTCCAAAAACTTAAGCTATCCATAGCTGCAGGGCGATCCCCCAGCACTAAATTAAACCATCTGTCGCTCTTTCTTATTTCGCCTCCCCGGCTAGGCGGCCGGTTCATTGGAACCCTTGAATCCAAAATAATGTGCAAGCTCTTTAGAAGAAACTGATTGAATATTTGCTCAAACCTTCCATGTTCACCATGAGGATAGCTGTGCAAatccatttctttatttgaacCAAATCTGACCCAATATCCCCCccctaaaaaaacaaagtctAACCCTAGATTCCTACTGCCAAcacaaatatacaataaaaaaaatccaattttttttacaaaactGATCAATTAACTAAAACATCTAATAATTATTTCTGGGTAAAACAGTTTCCCCCATATTGATCCAGAAACAATCTCTCTCATATGCATGCATCTGTATACTGTATGCATACCTGAAAATATAGCACATAAGTAGATAGATTAAGCATATAATCAAAcaggaataaaaaaattggaatcgaaaacaaaaattaagcTAAAAACTGGATTTGCAGCTGAAAATGTTGCATGATGAAGTTTCCAATTCATGCATCAGAAAATCCATCAATTAGCTCAAGAAATTCAGCAACTACTCGAAAATGTTTTTAGATTAcagattcaatttttggtaTAAACAGTAAATTGGAGCAGAAATATAAATCATAGAGAAAAATCAGGAATAGATCAATAATCTTAGCTAATAACAGCGCGTTACTTTCCAGCATCTACAATCATAAATCTCAAGTTCGTCAACTGATTGAACGGAAATAATGTTGCAAAATATACTCCAAAAGCTAAACAAAATTAGAGTATTTGAAGATTCTACAAATGAAACGGTGAATAGCTCAAATGATTTGTTCAAATCAAACATTACTTACTTGAGAGAGCATGATTCCTTGAAACAATGGAGTGTTTGAGATCAAAATTGGgtaatttagagagagaaagattgCGTATACTGCtagcaagagagagagagagaggagtgttgattttatttattcaaatcttatCATTAAAAGTTAGGTTAATTAAGCACTTCCTCCCTAAACAGcaattaatctatttttttatcaattttatattgcaTTGATTGATTTCAGTTGACATTATATAGTAATTGCTTCTGGTTTATCCAATAATTGCAATGTCACGTCACTTTATATTTATCagaatactactccatatgaaCTAGAAATTATAACGTCATCgaaagtataattttatttgggaAAAAATTCCACCCAAAAATGCATCGCcaatattttgtgtgtttcaATATTTACACTAATTGACAAAAATCTTGTATGGTAATTTAGATAACAGCTCAGTCGAGTAAGGATAAAATATTGTACACCTAGGCATTAATattgaagataaaaaaaataagtgtatagattctttttaaatagaatattcaAATATGTAGAATTATAATATCTTCGTATTCgtaattagtattaattactatGTTAATCCAGGTATAAAGGATTTCGCATGCTTTTTAATAACATTTCCTAACTGAGTCTTATCCATAGAACATGATTTATTAAAGTGGGCCCAATACTAATTAAAGGAATATACAAGGAATCAAGATTCAAAATCTCAGAATTAGATACAGAGAATTAGgctaattcaaatattcaatcattGTGGTACAGATAATTCAGCTAGTTATGTATAGTGTGTTCATGTTAAGAATATACTAATGCTTTTAAGActtaattttccaaaatagtagtactatgcaacattttaatattctttcaAGTAGTGTCATAAgtctcaaatttcaaaattttaaagctTGAGATATTTATACTCTTTTTATCCAAAGAAAAAGGATTTTTTTTAGACTGCACAATATTTTATGcagatttatattatatgataagtacaataaattataaatttgatatactaatgttttaattttaaaaataaattataatttgtttaaaaaaaataaaagtgtatCATTTTTGTTAGGAGATAacagtagtagtaatatatctTTGGGAAGCCAAGTTTATAGAGGGAAATTGTGTTAGGCCTATAATTTTTGGGCCcatttaaatgttttaaatatttattaatgcTGACCCACCATCTAACTGGATTTCCTTGTGGttcattaaaacaaaatttgggcCCAAAAtcttcttttaattaatttaattttattttattttggatcatGAATAAGAATAACTTTTCAACAGCTTCGAGTTTATTTTCTAGATACataattgagagagaaagaattACTCATATTTTGTTTCTAGAATTTCAAGCAACACGCTTATTTCATTGCTTCGGCAAAATTTCAATGTGCGTTTGCCAAAATTTCAACCAACAcgcttattttattcaaacttAAAAAAGTCTCGttcatagtattaattaataggaCTCAACgtccttttattttgtttacaaGTTACTTAAGATTcgaaatattgttttttatttaaccaCACGTGTGTGAGGTAGAtatcaaaatttcataaataaatcaatttagaGGAAATCCAGtttcataataattttcaGTCACAGACTCATCCGTTCCACCATTACTTGTTTCGTACagtaaatttaatcaaattctaattagatatataacattttaattacattattaaattataaaacatattttttttctcatctaTCTTAAATCGTGtttaaaacaatatattttggtgatgTTCAAACAATATCATCATCTTATGAATAcatgatttaataaaaaaaaaattgaaacttcgtaatttaatatcaacactttgaatttaaataattatatcaatacaaataatttttttcataacaTATAGCATCAagttaaaagtaattttattgatttcaaCGATATCCTAATTCCATGTATttggatgataataatttgataaaattgaattaaattttcatataattcaataatcatttaaaaatattgttatgtctatcataatatgtcaatagtATATATGGATAatgtaaatatgaaattgtgttgacatgctcatgttattaatattttaataactaTATTGAAATCACGATCCTATGtcctaaatttgataattattatcatcattttaatactattaaataataaaaaaataaattacacatTCTAATATTAGAAACCATTACTAGtatatttctaaaatcctagagtctattaattttatatttataataaaaattaaaattacacgtgATAATACAAGAGAATATTAGATCTATAAAATCCTATAGTctatttactactactactatataatgtGACTTGAAAATGCAGAACACGGCATCATTTAACATATAATCAAAGTCAAACAAAAAGACTtgaaatatatagaaaagtcTACCTAATTTATCTATAAATCCACGTACATTCTCTTAATTGTTTTCCTCTGTATTTATTACATAATGGATCCAAGAGAGCAAGAAACGCTGCGAAAGAGAATCGAAAAGATGGAGAAAGAGCTGAAGAGCAGCCTGGAAAGGGAGGAGAAGATGGGAAGAGAGCTGCAGAGCATACGGGAGCGGCTGCGGGTGGCGGAGGAGGGGGAGGAGCGGCTGTGCTATCAGCTGGGGGAGGCGGAGGCCGAGGCGGTGGAGAATGCGGAAGAATATAGAGCTAAGGTCGAGGCGTTGATGAAGCAAATGTCCCATGCACAAAAGCTTTTGAGCaagtaaaaattaatgatgccggtttttattcattttttattcttttgtgattttattcatATACAGTATTAAAGTGGTTTGATGACGATTTGAACTttgaattcttaattttttaaatatttatatttctttttgtttgagtGATGATAAATCGGTATATTGTTTacttttgagttttgatgaattacccattttttttataaaaaaaggtGGATGCTTCCACAAATGGGacatacatttaaaaaaaaaaaaaaaaagttcttgAGGACGCTACAATGGGTGcacttttgatttattttaaaaataaaattttcctaATTAATCTTGATGGCCCTTTCTTACAGGCATAAAGATAGAATAAatgtttatataaaaaaaaggtttattCCATTCTTGGTGAGTCATTTATCCAGTGAACCTCATTGTTCATTAACAAttactacttcatttattctccatttattcttcaaggaatgtgatcaaataaaaattctaaatattgtacaaatttaaaactatgatctagaccattgaaaaatgtcaacagatcacaaaaaagcagGAAAATATCCACAGAATTTCAACAgcagtcaatgattgatgctgtgttgatactgtgttgacattaaaatcttgaaattttacattgtgttgaaactatgttgaagctgtgttgaggagCTTTGGGtttgaataatatataaatttgcattttatcactaccctatttatatatactagaAGATAATTCATTTTAGAATTTCTCAAAAAGTAAGAGTATATAACTATAACTATATTAGATCGcaaatacattaatattagttgatatcaagaaaaatatattaatattagttgaTATCAGGAAACACATTAGTTAGTGACTCAATATAAGCTCATTGATTCATGAAAACTTGTTTATAACTCAATATCATTAACTGATACgaagtagtaatatattttatgatatcaagaaaataaactGATACgaagtagtaatatattttatgatatcaAGAAAACttatataatattcaattcccaaaattctcatttttaaaaaatttcacacaataaaatacacttaacataaaaatagtcaAACGCCCTCTGTAAATAGACGAAACTCGAGGGACCAATAGGCAAATTATTTAGAGGGATAACCCAAAGCCGACTGGCAACCTCACAAATCCAAAACCCCAGATACATTGAACCTAGACATATTTAGGTCTTAAACCCACGCCTATAAAAGGCAACACGCACGTATCACTTCTACAATAACAGAAACCGCATACGCATCCACCCCTTGTAACCACTCCCTCATTAAATGGCGCCAACCATCGCGATTCCCTCGCCGCAGAAGAAAGGCGAGGCAGCGCTGAGGCGGCGGAACGAGGAGCTGGAGCGGGAGCTCAGGGAGAGCCGCGAGAGGGAGGAGAGAATGAGGGCGGAGCTGGCGCGGGCGATGGAGCGGCTGAGGGTGGCGGAGGAGGCGGAGGAGCGCCTCTGCTCGGAGCTCGGCGACCTCGAGGCGGAGGCGGTGGGCCAGGCCCGAGAATACGGGGCACGGATCGTGGAGCTGCTGGAGCAGCTTTCCGGAGCCAAGGAAATGCTTGAGAGGACGTCGTCGTTTTCGAGCGTCTTTTCTCAATGACGATtcctagtttttttttttttttttttttttttttttttttttttttttgagtaaGAAACATTCTTGTATTGAGCTATAAAAATGTTGAGCTACTTGAATTTATCGATTCGTAGACGTTTTTTCGAATGTTTTTAGGTGTGTAATTTggtaaatttaatattgagcgactatataaaatattttgttttaatttcatttttttttgtcctgtatatcaatacataatcaaaatttgacataaattttttttaaatatttaaaaaaaaaaaatttgtatgcATTATGTATATAGTATTTTACTCCACATTTGTGAGTTGTCTATGTGAGTGTATGTGCTGtatttactccatatttttggAATCGGAGAATTCAATGCCATTGATTTCATTTAATCTTTGTTTAGTAATTTATGAATTGTTATCGACTTACAAACGAATACACTATTTACTAGTAATAtgttctatttaattattttattttatttaaatattaattttgatcgTCAAAATAAATATGGCCTTTATAATATGTATTGCATAATTCCtttcttcataatatttttactatcGACAAAACTTCAATCAACCTGTATAATTAGGATGGAGTAACTAACTATTTGAActagaagaaatttaaatataaaacgTTTGTAACTGTTTCGTTTATGCTTACTGGAAATTGTATTTTCGCAGATGAAGacgaaaaaaatggaaaaatatttagGCTCTACCGCTCTAGTGCCcaccaacaataaaaaatctagGCCCAAAAAGTCTCAAATTTCACACCAAACCACACCCAACAAGATTATAATGTGgtgaaaatgaatcaaatcaTGAGACCATTAAATAGATGAAGCTttcaattaaatcattttttttcaagttaagatcccaaatataaaaaatctacCACATAACATTGTCATGGAGCAAAATTCTCACCTTCACTTTGTCTCTTAGAAAACATACTATTCTCTAGCAACGCAATTGAATACCTTCGCAAGTAGTGTCGTTGTAGAAGTTCTTCAACGAGGCCCCTTTGCCTTTCGCCTGTCTTTGAACTCGGGCTCCCTGCTAACACTAGATACAATCACaactttgaaatttataacatcaacaAAATTGTTATTAAGATTTACCTCTCTATGTGTTCCAGAATGAGCAATCTTGGTCCAGGAGGTATTTTCACATCTCTGAGAGCACTGAAATTTTTACCAGGGAGAAATGGCATAGTTGTTAGGCGAAGACGGCCCCAACTTCGTATTTCTAGAGTATTCTGGTGACACTTGAGAATTTTTACCTATCAGTTATCAATGGCAGTGTGGTATCTGTCAGCAGTCCTCTCTTAAAATTCTTCTCATAGTTCTGCAGGCCAAGGTTGCTCAGCATCGATCTCGttttcacataatttaaatcttCAGCAGGTGGTTGTGAAAACTTCTGCCCAATCTGTATAAACCATTACAAAGGGTCTCAGATCTCTGGATAAGTGAAAATTTAGATTCCTAACGCCGACATCCGATTTGTTTACATCTATGAACAGATATCCTAATTCGAAGTCAGCATACAGGAGTAATACCCCACTCGAAATGCTAGTTATAGAATAAATAGCAGGTGTACAAGGACAGGTTCCTCAGAATCGAGTTAAATCACCTGGAAAATTCCACCTTGAACAAGTGCAAAGAAAAGACCAGATGTAAGGGCATTTGCTGCTGGATTCGGGCCACCCATACCACTTACTAGCGAAAACAAAGCCCCGGATCCAAAAGCTGCAGCCATACTACAGTAAGCAATACAGAAAGTTAGCATTCACAACAGCCAAGATCAACACAAGCATTGGGGCTCAATTAAATGTTTAGCTAACCAGAAAGCATCCAGGGCgcaaattcaattatttccCTCATCCCAGTTCTCATGATTAAGCTAACAATCTGAAATTTTCGACTCATGCTATGGGCAGGAGCTTAAGTGTGTAGCCCAAaagataaattttcaatttgcaCAGAAGTAAGAGATAACTCAAGTATTTTCAAATGAACCTAAATTCACCAGCGTAGCACACTATATAGTAAAGCAGATCAAAAGCCTCTAGGCATTATTCTCCTTATTGAGAGTGAGTATCATCAGTAAAGAAGGTGATTATTACAAATATGCAGCatgactctttaaaataaaggTTTACCCCTAACCCATGctgaaaattcaaatagtCATCTAATCTAAATAGATCTAAATTGAAGGCTTTAGAGAACTATATTAACTGCTAATGTTTTCATAATGAAAACACTTTTTCTCAAACGCCATAACATTGATCACCAAAAACATCATTGGCATCTCAAACACTTTCAAAGTAAAATCGTTGAGTCCTCAAAGGAGGGAAGACGGTGAAGGCACgtacttttatttgaatataatttaatgtgtTGATCAGATCAAATCTGGCAATTAACTGAGCTTGAAATATTATGCAGCAATTGTCAAAAGGCTAACtttaaattgtttttccaATTGCAGCTGCAAGTGAAATGGAGATACAAAGTCAGCAAAGTTCCACCAATCCATACCTGGTTTGAACATCATCCTTGCCTCTCAATCTTTTCATGACACACGAAATACCGGCATTTGCACCTGTCATGACAGCAAAGTTCCGAGCTTGCACGAACGGACCTCCAGCAAGAGCCTGAGTGTGAAAAATGAGGTATAAACATCACCCTTTAACACAAACATACTACTCAGCTGCTTAACCACAACGAGTCTAGTTAAAAAAGCTTGCTAAAGCCTAGTGGGCATCAGAACCTTCGTTGCTAACTAGTTTAGTTGCTTGGCCTATATTGGGGATTGGGAAATAATACACATTGGTCAACGTTCAAGACTATGTCTGGAGTCGCTGCAATTATAATGAGATGGGCTATT harbors:
- the LOC125223448 gene encoding autophagy-related protein 13a; this encodes MDLHSYPHGEHGRFEQIFNQFLLKSLHIILDSRVPMNRPPSRGGEIRKSDRWFNLVLGDRPAAMDSLSFWNRSLMEPMVIDIILVQESSYSLSEHDSRSTLATEMPAETVIERWVVQYEHQRSMAPQIGDAFYKKTYKKSIILLRSVYSMLRLLPAYKAFRKQQSFKQNCGFEINYKICSFGSPLLRSEEESMKNYSFIPIDAQQGRLSVSVMYRKDLSDFNLDSCVSHPIEIISDYVGSPLTDPMRAFPCTSSEKGHSISFQTRGRQSAPPSPFQRPHSWSSGLQRELSSQQSQPYSASPPLYRSPYEYSSSPTEAYIQRNQNQRFTANQKAPCDEILSPPFSSSPSPSPPTKSVIPFHNRRHPETAPMSIPHPMIARSPRYLSPNLSDPNRNSLPPLSPRNTKYDSSSHESPSGIRSIRRLDSTRTGEMSNTPTNAGPKLSRDSKEDSGRFSSLLSSSSSPRVGLSRTSSRLSFQDDFGDCDCPFIVDDVDPPDNQTSSNLGARNCSEVSSLAPSTMKKSQDAAVGALVHMLKTAPPLRQESCYYNTQSSKTEFEGEVGAASEFFKPRKASDAFEELKVYRQMKDLLLSKSSAHLVSKEKTEF
- the LOC125218007 gene encoding protein RESPONSE TO LOW SULFUR 3-like, producing the protein MDPREQETLRKRIEKMEKELKSSLEREEKMGRELQSIRERLRVAEEGEERLCYQLGEAEAEAVENAEEYRAKVEALMKQMSHAQKLLSK
- the LOC125222777 gene encoding protein RESPONSE TO LOW SULFUR 3-like produces the protein MAPTIAIPSPQKKGEAALRRRNEELERELRESREREERMRAELARAMERLRVAEEAEERLCSELGDLEAEAVGQAREYGARIVELLEQLSGAKEMLERTSSFSSVFSQ
- the LOC125222775 gene encoding chloroplastic import inner membrane translocase subunit HP30-2-like, with the translated sequence MAVEIPTKAGGLMVNPQQNPVALVQAKLKEVELRFKGWLAKQSIPVEAAVVTVTSAAQGAAIGAFMGTISGGEGSSLLMPPPNAAISPDAMASLKQAQALAGGPFVQARNFAVMTGANAGISCVMKRLRGKDDVQTSMAAAFGSGALFSLVSGMGGPNPAANALTSGLFFALVQGGIFQIGQKFSQPPAEDLNYVKTRSMLSNLGLQNYEKNFKRGLLTDTTLPLITDSALRDVKIPPGPRLLILEHIEREPEFKDRRKAKGPR